Genomic DNA from Rhodoferax mekongensis:
TGTTGGCCGAGACTCTGGGTTCGTGCGGTGCGGGGTTTGCCATTCCAGAGGGCTACAACGCTGTCGGTCTGGACATCAATGCCAATCACCTCAAGGGCGTCAAAACGGGCTGGGTCACCGCCATAGCGCGTCCGGTACACATGGGCCGCACCACCCATGTGTGGCAGATTGACATGCGCAATGAGGCCGGCGAAATGACCTGTGTTTCGCGCATCACGATGGCGATTCTGGCGCCGCGCTAGCAAGCCGTCGCCCCAAGTTCCGACCTTGCATGGGCACGTATCCCTACGCCACCGCCCTATCGACGTGGGCGCTGCTTTTGGGAAGCTCTGCCGCACTGGCACAGCAAGGTAGCGATGACCCCGCCAACCACTACGGCCGCTACACCAATGCCCAACTGGAAGCAGTGTGCGACGCCATGTCGC
This window encodes:
- a CDS encoding hotdog fold thioesterase, producing MRIWQKPVSVEILTHISKNTAVEQLGIEFTEVGDDYLVGRVPVDHRTHQPFGLLHGGVSVVLAETLGSCGAGFAIPEGYNAVGLDINANHLKGVKTGWVTAIARPVHMGRTTHVWQIDMRNEAGEMTCVSRITMAILAPR